The Gossypium hirsutum isolate 1008001.06 unplaced genomic scaffold, Gossypium_hirsutum_v2.1 scaffold_253, whole genome shotgun sequence genome includes the window TACATAGTCCTAAACCATTATAAGGTCCTTGACCACAACAAGCTACTTTTGATGTTGTAAATCCTGCAAACAAAACAAGCAAACATTAAGATATTAATTGTGTTAAACCATTCATCATGTTACAATTGATGATATGATGCCTTTTTTAGGGTTataaaatttggggcaaaatcCATAATATCTTTGGTAGCTTTCATTCTAATTAATAATGGTCTTACGTGGGAGTTAGGTGgttgtaataaataaaatttgggtGCTACTTTAATGAGGTCAACAAAATGGCACACATCTTTGTTGTTCATTCTTGTCCCCATCTTGGAGCATCTCTCTTCTtcttatctaattaattaatgcCTCATTCATTAGTCTTAATTGTTAATATTCTCTTTGGATGCAAACTTAGGAATTAAGTCAATTATTTATGTCATCATCCTGTTTATAAAATAGAATAAGTGAATGAATATTGAATTATGGATTAACTTACCGTAGGCTGTAGGGTTATTAATGAAGTCATTGGTTTTCTGTTCTGTATTAGCAGCAATGAAAATGTTTGCACCATATTGGCTATTGAGTTCATTTATCATTTGAACCAATTGTGGATTATACAAGGCTGCAGCTCGTTGCAGCTCAGTGGCACATTGACCACTTGGGCTCCTCATGGCTAATTCTGCTGGAACACAACCCATTGGTCCGGTCCCAGTCACCAGAACCTTCCGAGCTCCTAGATCATATAGCCTCTGCAGTGTAATTTGTAAGCTACAAATCTCCAAGTAACAGTTTCAAAGTACAGTAATTTTAATGTGACACAACGTGAAGACAAAATTTACCATTAGAAGTTTCCTGTACTCAGAGATGAGATATCGAACATAATCTGGTAGACTAAACTGGCGAGATCTAGGAGAGAATGGAACCAAATAGTAGTTGTTCACGAAATCGTTGCCGCCGACAGTGATGAGCACAAGTGCATCGTTTACAATCCGCTGTGCTTCCTCGAATCCGACAAGATCAGCCAACCTGGTCTGGTATTGTTGAAAGTATTTTAATTGCTTGTACATTCTGATGATGTTTATCTGACAATGTAccattttgaagaagaaaaaaaaacaagaattaGGCATTATGGGGTtgaaatattaaagaaaatatgGAATTTGAGAAGATGAAGAAAGAGATACAAATTGGACTCCGGTGTCATTGAGGATTCCAATGCCAGCTGACGCAAAGTTGGCCCCAACAAGTAGCCTATCTCCCTTGAGTTCTGGACTCAAGTAGGGCAATGTTGGCTCTGAACCAAGTGCATCACCTGATATGCACATACATATACATTATTGTCAATTGAATTATCAtgataaataaagagaaaaagttaAGAGGGTAAAAAGAAGGGAAGCCCCAACTGATAAAATCAGGAATGTTTTTGCCATTTGAGAAGCGACCGCTGGCACGACGACTGGGAGTATCGATGCCGTAAGGAGGGGAATCAGCTCGAGCAGTGGTTGCTAGGAAGTTGTTGTTGCCATTGTCAACCAGGGAATCACCGAATACAAAAAATGCCCTGGCAGCTTCAACTTGAATAGTTGAAGTTGCCATTACAAGGCCTAAAACCATCCATGAAACAAGAACAATTGAGGGTGCCATGGAAGCAGGCTAGCTAGCTAGCAAAAGCAGGATGAGAAAAATAATACAGTAGTAAGCTACTTGTTTACTAATGGAGACTACGGTTTTGCATGTGAATCACTAGGCATTGGTTATATATAGACTAGGGATTCTTGTCAAAGATGAAAAACATGGCCTACAGAAACAAAACCAATAGAGTACTGGTAGGTGTGTATGGCATTGAATCATTTACTTCTAATGTTctgaattgattaatataattcaatGTTTTGAAGCTTGCAAATGGTCATTCGGTTAGCTGTGccataaatttcaaacttctaTTTTACATGGTTACTTTATTTTCTACCCTTTAAATTACATTGATTAAtaccattaaaaaaatattcctaTGACATCAATCCTTCTTGTTTAAACCACGCTCCCCGAAAGGAAATCCTTctggaag containing:
- the LOC107892117 gene encoding GDSL esterase/lipase At5g33370 — protein: MAPSIVLVSWMVLGLVMATSTIQVEAARAFFVFGDSLVDNGNNNFLATTARADSPPYGIDTPSRRASGRFSNGKNIPDFISDALGSEPTLPYLSPELKGDRLLVGANFASAGIGILNDTGVQFINIIRMYKQLKYFQQYQTRLADLVGFEEAQRIVNDALVLITVGGNDFVNNYYLVPFSPRSRQFSLPDYVRYLISEYRKLLMRLYDLGARKVLVTGTGPMGCVPAELAMRSPSGQCATELQRAAALYNPQLVQMINELNSQYGANIFIAANTEQKTNDFINNPTAYGFTTSKVACCGQGPYNGLGLCTVLSNLCPNRDEYAFWDPFHPSERANGIIVDMILGGSSNYMSPMNLSSLLALDYNTRT